A window of Pantoea agglomerans contains these coding sequences:
- a CDS encoding HI1450 family dsDNA-mimic protein, with the protein MDLNNRLTEDETLEQAYDIFLELAGDNLDPADNILFNLQFEERGGAELFDPSEDWKEHVDFDLNPDFFSEVVIGLGEADGEPITDVFARVLLCREKDHKLCHILWRE; encoded by the coding sequence ATGGATTTAAATAATCGCCTTACCGAAGACGAAACGCTGGAACAGGCTTACGACATTTTTCTTGAACTGGCAGGCGACAACCTCGATCCGGCGGATAATATTCTTTTCAACCTGCAGTTTGAAGAGCGCGGCGGCGCCGAGCTGTTCGATCCGTCAGAAGACTGGAAGGAGCACGTCGATTTCGATCTTAACCCGGACTTCTTCTCTGAGGTGGTGATTGGACTGGGGGAAGCGGACGGCGAGCCGATTACCGACGTTTTCGCGCGCGTGCTGCTGTGCCGCGAGAAAGATCACAAGCTGTGCCATATTCTCTGGCGCGAATAA
- the cls gene encoding cardiolipin synthase yields the protein MTTFYTLISWLLLFGYWLLIAGVTLRILMKRRTVTSAMAWLLIIYILPLVGIIAYLSFGELHLGKRRAERARTMWPATAKWLSDLKQRSHIFATEHSDVARSLFQLCQNRQGIAGVKGNQLQLLTSSDDVMHALIRDIQLARHNIEMVFYIWHPGGLADEVAESLMAASRRGVHCRLMLDSAGSVTFFRSPWVGMMRNAGIDVVEALQVSLLRVFLRRMDLRQHRKVVLIDNYIAYTGSMNLVDPRYFKQDAGVGQWVDLMARMEGPVATTMGIVYSCDWEIETGKRILPPPPDGNIMPFERESGHTVQVIASGPGFPEDMIHQALLTAVYSAREQLIMTTPYFVPSDDLLHAICTAALRGVEVSIIVPRHNDSLLVGWASRAFFSELLEAGVRIYQFEDGLLHTKSVLVDGQLSLVGTVNLDMRSLWLNFEITLVVDDAGFGSDLACVQDDYIARSRLLDGKRWSKRAWWQRIVERLFYFFSPLL from the coding sequence ATGACCACCTTTTACACTTTAATCAGTTGGTTGCTGCTGTTTGGCTACTGGTTGCTGATTGCCGGCGTCACGCTACGCATATTGATGAAGCGCCGCACGGTGACGTCCGCCATGGCCTGGCTGCTGATTATCTATATCCTGCCTCTGGTGGGCATCATTGCGTATCTCTCGTTCGGCGAGCTCCATCTGGGGAAGCGGCGTGCGGAGCGCGCGCGCACCATGTGGCCCGCGACGGCGAAATGGCTGAGCGATCTGAAACAGCGTAGCCATATTTTTGCCACCGAACACAGCGACGTAGCGCGTTCGCTGTTCCAGCTTTGCCAGAATCGCCAGGGCATCGCCGGCGTAAAGGGCAATCAGCTGCAGCTGCTCACCAGTTCGGACGACGTGATGCATGCGCTTATCCGCGATATCCAGCTGGCGCGCCACAATATCGAGATGGTGTTCTATATCTGGCATCCCGGCGGGCTGGCGGACGAAGTCGCTGAGTCCCTGATGGCGGCGTCGCGGCGCGGCGTACACTGTCGCCTGATGCTCGACTCGGCGGGCAGCGTCACCTTTTTCCGCAGCCCCTGGGTCGGCATGATGCGCAATGCCGGCATTGATGTGGTGGAGGCGCTGCAGGTCAGCCTGCTGCGCGTGTTTCTGCGCCGCATGGATCTGCGCCAGCACCGCAAGGTCGTACTGATCGATAACTATATCGCCTATACCGGCAGCATGAACCTGGTGGATCCGCGCTATTTTAAGCAGGATGCGGGCGTCGGCCAGTGGGTCGACCTGATGGCGAGGATGGAAGGTCCGGTCGCGACCACCATGGGCATCGTCTACAGCTGCGACTGGGAGATTGAAACCGGCAAGCGCATCCTGCCGCCGCCGCCCGACGGCAATATTATGCCGTTCGAACGCGAGAGCGGCCATACGGTGCAGGTCATCGCGTCGGGGCCGGGCTTCCCGGAAGATATGATCCATCAGGCGCTGCTTACCGCCGTCTATTCGGCGCGCGAGCAGCTGATTATGACCACCCCCTACTTTGTACCAAGCGACGATCTGCTGCACGCCATCTGCACGGCGGCGCTGCGCGGCGTCGAAGTGAGCATTATCGTGCCGCGCCACAACGATTCGCTGCTGGTGGGCTGGGCGAGCCGCGCCTTTTTCAGCGAGCTGCTGGAGGCGGGCGTCAGGATCTATCAGTTTGAAGACGGCTTGCTGCACACCAAGAGCGTACTGGTGGATGGACAGCTCAGCCTGGTTGGCACGGTCAATCTCGATATGCGCAGCCTGTGGCTCAATTTTGAAATTACGCTGGTGGTGGACGACGCGGGCTTCGGCAGCGATTTAGCCTGCGTGCAGGATGACTATATTGCGCGTTCGCGTCTGCTGGATGGAAAACGCTGGTCAAAACGTGCCTGGTGGCAGCGCATTGTTGAACGACTGTTTTACTTCTTTAGCCCTTTACTGTAA
- a CDS encoding YciY family protein encodes MRKSRNEVARWRMLRQAHRRRARWLEGQSRRYSRIHAIRHQLAQQQRRSILFITQNA; translated from the coding sequence ATGAGAAAAAGCAGAAATGAAGTAGCGCGCTGGAGAATGTTGCGGCAGGCGCATCGCCGTCGCGCCCGCTGGCTGGAAGGTCAGTCGCGTCGCTACAGCCGGATCCATGCGATTCGTCATCAGCTGGCGCAGCAGCAGCGCCGTTCGATTCTGTTTATTACGCAGAATGCCTGA
- a CDS encoding YciI family protein, with protein sequence MLYIIYAEDTADSLEKRTSVRPAHLARLQLLQDEGRLVIAGPMPAVDSNDPGVAGFTGSAIIAEFSSQEAAQAWAEADPYIAAGVYKNVSVKPFKRVF encoded by the coding sequence GTGCTGTACATCATCTACGCCGAAGATACCGCTGATTCTCTGGAAAAACGCACCTCGGTGCGCCCTGCCCATCTGGCTCGCCTGCAGCTGCTGCAGGATGAAGGCCGCCTGGTCATTGCCGGACCGATGCCCGCTGTCGACAGCAACGATCCTGGCGTCGCCGGATTTACCGGTTCAGCTATCATCGCGGAGTTCAGTTCGCAGGAAGCGGCACAGGCATGGGCAGAGGCGGATCCCTACATCGCGGCCGGCGTTTACAAAAACGTCTCGGTTAAGCCCTTCAAACGCGTCTTCTGA